One genomic region from Leptolyngbyaceae cyanobacterium JSC-12 encodes:
- a CDS encoding asparaginase (IMG reference gene:2510097480~PFAM: Asparaginase), whose amino-acid sequence MAAQRVQPKLIIHGGAGSSLKGKGGVEAVRRSLYRVLEEVYPLLLSGATAQEAVVKGCQMLEDDPRFNAGTGSVLQSDGQIRMSAALMNGVAQRFSGVINVSRVQNPIRLALALQKSPDRVLSDSGSIELLRELELPPYNPLTDIRLQEWIQERQDNFEKQMAGVIAEQELVEDNAGRGTIGVVVLDDQGQLAVGTSTGGKGFERIGRVSDSAMPAGTYATARAAVSCTGIGEDIIDECLAARIVIRTVDGLSLRDAFERSLQEAHRNQRDLGAIGLDVTGAIAWGKTSEVLLAAYHTGDAIGDTLEWEGTELMGGIPGSESRS is encoded by the coding sequence ATGGCTGCCCAACGGGTGCAACCCAAGTTGATTATTCATGGAGGCGCGGGAAGTTCATTAAAGGGAAAGGGTGGTGTTGAAGCCGTGCGGCGATCGCTGTACAGAGTATTGGAAGAAGTGTATCCCTTGCTGTTATCTGGTGCAACTGCCCAAGAAGCCGTAGTCAAGGGTTGTCAAATGCTAGAAGACGATCCTCGATTCAATGCAGGTACAGGGTCAGTGTTGCAATCAGATGGGCAAATTCGCATGAGTGCAGCTTTAATGAATGGGGTTGCCCAACGATTTAGCGGAGTGATTAATGTCTCCCGTGTGCAAAACCCGATTCGACTGGCACTAGCCTTACAAAAATCGCCCGATCGCGTCTTGTCCGATAGCGGCTCAATCGAATTATTACGTGAGCTAGAATTACCTCCCTACAATCCACTGACGGATATTCGCTTGCAAGAATGGATACAAGAACGCCAGGACAATTTTGAGAAACAGATGGCAGGCGTTATTGCCGAACAGGAACTGGTTGAAGACAACGCTGGACGGGGTACCATTGGCGTAGTTGTGCTAGATGACCAAGGACAACTAGCCGTTGGCACTTCCACAGGCGGCAAAGGGTTTGAGCGGATTGGACGAGTGAGTGATTCTGCCATGCCTGCAGGCACTTACGCCACTGCTCGGGCGGCCGTGAGTTGTACTGGCATTGGGGAAGACATTATTGATGAATGTCTGGCGGCTCGGATTGTAATCCGGACAGTAGATGGACTATCGCTGCGAGATGCGTTTGAGCGATCGCTGCAAGAAGCCCATCGCAATCAACGAGATTTGGGGGCAATTGGGCTAGATGTAACAGGTGCGATCGCCTGGGGTAAAACCAGTGAAGTCCTGCTAGCGGCGTATCACACAGGTGACGCGATCGGCGACACCCTGGAATGGGAAGGCACGGAATTAATGGGCGGAATTCCAGGCTCAGAAAGCAGAAGTTAG
- a CDS encoding hypothetical protein (IMG reference gene:2510097481~PFAM: Uncharacterized protein conserved in bacteria (DUF2256)~manually curated) — MPRGVPKSHLPTKICPVCDRPFTWRKKWEDCWDEVKYCSDRCRKRRLNVKKDNGDTA; from the coding sequence ATGCCTCGCGGAGTTCCTAAATCTCATTTACCAACCAAAATTTGTCCCGTCTGCGATCGCCCATTTACATGGCGCAAGAAATGGGAAGATTGCTGGGATGAAGTGAAATACTGCTCAGATCGATGCCGTAAACGCCGCTTAAATGTCAAGAAGGACAATGGGGATACGGCTTAA
- a CDS encoding isocitrate dehydrogenase (NADP) (IMG reference gene:2510097479~PFAM: Isocitrate/isopropylmalate dehydrogenase~TIGRFAM: isocitrate dehydrogenase, NADP-dependent, prokaryotic type): protein MTYEKIAPPETGATITFQKGEPIVPDNPIIPFIRGDGTGIDLWPASQRVFDAAVEKAYGGKRKISWFKVYAGDEACELYGTYQYLPEDTLTAIKTYGVAIKGPLTTPIGGGIRSLNVALRQIFDLYACIRPCRYYAGTPSPHKTPEKLDVIVYRENTEDIYLGIEWRQGTEMCDRLLKILNEDLIPSTPEHGKKRIPLDAGIGIKPISKTGSQRLVRRAMKHALRLPKHKQMVTLVHKGNIMKYTEGAFRDWGYELATTEFRAECVTERESWILGNKEKNSDLSLEDNARMIEPGYDALTVEKRETVCAEVKQVLEAIWDTHGNGKWKDKIMVNDRIADSIFQQIQTRPDEYSILATMNLNGDYLSDAAAAIVGGLGMGPGANIGDACAIFEATHGTAPKHAGLDRVNPGSLILSGVMMLEYLGWQEAADLIKKGLGDAISNREVTYDLARLMEPPVEPPLKCSEFAEAIIQHF, encoded by the coding sequence ATGACCTACGAAAAGATTGCTCCCCCTGAGACTGGAGCGACTATCACCTTCCAAAAGGGTGAACCGATTGTTCCCGACAATCCCATCATTCCGTTTATTCGTGGAGATGGAACGGGCATTGACCTATGGCCCGCATCTCAACGAGTGTTCGATGCAGCCGTAGAAAAGGCATATGGGGGCAAACGCAAAATCTCCTGGTTTAAGGTTTATGCCGGAGACGAAGCCTGTGAACTGTATGGCACCTATCAATACTTGCCAGAAGACACCCTCACCGCCATTAAAACTTACGGCGTTGCGATTAAAGGTCCATTAACCACTCCCATTGGTGGTGGAATTCGATCGCTTAATGTTGCCCTCCGCCAAATCTTTGATCTTTATGCCTGCATTCGTCCCTGTCGATACTACGCAGGGACTCCCTCGCCGCACAAAACACCGGAAAAATTGGACGTGATTGTGTACCGGGAGAACACTGAGGATATTTATTTAGGAATTGAATGGCGGCAAGGAACGGAAATGTGCGATCGCTTGCTCAAAATCCTGAACGAAGATCTGATTCCCAGCACGCCCGAACACGGCAAAAAACGGATTCCGTTGGATGCAGGCATCGGCATTAAACCCATCAGTAAAACAGGTTCGCAGCGATTAGTGCGCCGTGCCATGAAACACGCCCTGCGCCTGCCCAAACATAAACAAATGGTGACCCTGGTACATAAAGGCAACATCATGAAGTACACCGAAGGAGCCTTTCGCGACTGGGGCTATGAACTGGCAACGACAGAATTTCGAGCTGAATGCGTGACGGAGCGCGAATCCTGGATTTTAGGCAATAAGGAGAAAAATTCCGATTTATCACTGGAAGATAACGCTCGGATGATTGAACCAGGTTATGATGCTCTCACCGTGGAGAAACGGGAAACCGTTTGTGCAGAAGTAAAGCAGGTGCTGGAGGCGATTTGGGACACCCACGGCAACGGCAAATGGAAAGACAAAATTATGGTCAACGATCGCATTGCTGACAGCATCTTTCAGCAGATCCAGACCCGCCCAGATGAATATTCCATCCTGGCAACTATGAACCTGAATGGGGATTATCTTTCTGATGCAGCGGCAGCGATTGTTGGGGGGCTGGGCATGGGACCCGGAGCGAATATTGGCGATGCATGTGCCATCTTCGAAGCCACCCACGGTACCGCTCCTAAACACGCCGGACTTGATCGCGTCAACCCTGGCTCTCTCATCCTTTCCGGTGTGATGATGCTGGAATATCTGGGTTGGCAGGAAGCCGCTGACTTGATCAAAAAAGGCTTAGGGGATGCCATCTCAAACCGGGAAGTGACCTATGATCTGGCGCGGTTGATGGAACCTCCGGTTGAGCCACCGCTCAAATGTTCGGAGTTTGCCGAAGCGATCATTCAGCATTTCTAG
- a CDS encoding hypothetical protein (IMG reference gene:2510097478~TIGRFAM: PEP-CTERM protein sorting domain), which produces MKRNLMFATLLGGAVTLGAVGFMSESATAQSLGAGWTYQYDAVGDGSGGNQYDIRGMAMSIQGNRLFVALTGGTPLAGVKENGVTNGTISWGDLFFNFSGKNFRDAASSGQLFGVRFAASNDSAVGLGVYSNVKTTSVTSQNMGYSSLESYYNAGFDRANTQGTAIATRQAAYDYYGRGSIQTSIASGVKLGDVAILMGADLSKLGLNFGDKAGSNTFGFSFDRSLLPEGSFLANVFLECGNDAIAFKASAVPEPTTMAGAAIGAAALAGMKRMKRRKQDNTAKA; this is translated from the coding sequence ATGAAACGGAATTTGATGTTCGCAACGCTACTGGGTGGTGCAGTTACGTTGGGTGCAGTTGGTTTTATGAGCGAAAGCGCAACTGCCCAGTCGCTGGGTGCTGGCTGGACGTATCAATACGATGCCGTGGGTGATGGCTCTGGCGGCAACCAGTATGATATCCGGGGCATGGCAATGAGCATTCAAGGCAATCGCTTGTTTGTTGCTTTAACTGGGGGAACTCCTCTGGCTGGGGTTAAGGAAAATGGCGTAACAAACGGAACAATTAGTTGGGGTGATCTATTTTTTAATTTCTCTGGCAAGAACTTCAGAGATGCAGCCTCATCAGGTCAGTTGTTCGGGGTGCGTTTTGCTGCTTCTAACGATTCTGCTGTTGGATTGGGCGTGTACTCTAACGTGAAGACGACCAGTGTTACGTCCCAAAATATGGGGTATAGCAGCCTGGAATCTTACTATAATGCTGGCTTTGATAGAGCCAATACTCAAGGAACTGCGATCGCCACCAGGCAAGCTGCGTATGATTACTACGGCAGGGGCAGCATCCAAACCTCCATTGCGTCTGGTGTCAAGTTGGGTGATGTGGCAATTCTAATGGGTGCAGATCTGAGCAAACTGGGCTTGAACTTTGGCGACAAAGCAGGCTCTAATACCTTTGGCTTCAGCTTTGACCGCAGCTTGCTGCCTGAAGGTAGCTTCTTGGCGAATGTGTTCCTGGAATGCGGTAACGATGCGATCGCATTTAAAGCAAGTGCTGTTCCTGAACCCACCACCATGGCTGGTGCAGCGATTGGGGCAGCCGCTTTGGCAGGCATGAAGCGCATGAAGCGCCGCAAGCAAGACAACACAGCTAAAGCATAA